In the genome of Anabaena cylindrica PCC 7122, the window CCTTCTCACAGAGGTTGTACGACATGATATAGATGCAAATTAGGGGGGATAACGCTAGGTTGTACCTAAGCCCAGCATAGCCCGGAGAGTCAGCGTTAGGAAAAACAGACTCCCAATAAACAAGCCCAAAAGAGAAATTAAGGTGATTGGGCGTTTCAACAGTGGCATTAATGGCTCAAAGGTATTCAGAAAAATACCTAAGACGATAGTGATCAAGTACCGAGGGTAGCGAAAGACGTTATCCCAAAATCCGTCAAACATTTGAATATAGACTGCCTTGTTATAAAATGTAAGTTTGTTTTCAGGTGCTTATTTAGCTTAATTGTAATCTATGATGCTGAAAATAGCTCAATTCATATAAAATATAATTCGTTAGTTATATTGGCTTTGATTTAGGAGCCGAGTTTTAGTTTAATCGTTAAGTAAATGGTAAGTCAAATCCCCAAAGCAACTTTCCCACGTCCCTTTTTAAAGTGGGCTGGGGGTAAAAATCGGTTGATTCCGCAATATAAAGATTATTTTCCCCAGCATTACAAGACTTACTATGAACCCTTTTTAGGTGGAGGGGCTGTTTTTTTTCATCTGCAACCACCAAAGGCAGTTTTAACTGATATTAATGCCGAATTAATTATCACTTATTGCTGTGTTAGAGATCATGTTGAAGAATTAATTGAGCTACTACAAAAACATCAAGAACGACATGGTAGAGATTATTATTATGATGTAAGAGCCTATCCTGAAGGCACAGATTTGGAGAAAGCTGCTCGGTTTATTTATTTGAATAAAACTTGTTTTAATGGTCTGTATAGAGTTAATTCTCAAAATAAGTTTAATGTGCCTTTGGGTAAATACAAAAATCCTGGTATTTGTCAAGAAGATTTGCTGAGAGTCGCATCTAAAGCGCTTTATAGGGCTGATATCCAACAAGCAGATTTTACAAAAGTGCTACAATATGCGCTTAACAGTGATGATTTTGTATTCTTTGATCCTCCTTATTATCCTGTCAGTGAAACCAGCTATTTTACAGCTTACAGTCGCTATTCCTTTGCTGAAATTCAGCAAGTTGAATTAAGGGATATATTTGTAAAATTATCTAAATGTGGCGTTAGAGTTATGCTATCTAATTCAGACTGCAAATTTATTCGGGAACTTTATAAAAATTTTAATATTCGTACTATATCGGCAGCCAGATCAATTAATTCCAATGCTCAAAAACGTGGTGTTATTAATGAACTCTTAATCACTTCCTACTAAAGGTTTTTATTTGCCCAAGCAATGAATCTATCTAAGCTAAAAACTGCTAATAAATTTGGGTTATCATTAACTCTTGCTTTCAACCAATTGCTCGCACCTTCTCTCATTCCTTCACCTCCCATAACTATTATAGTTGGGGCAGGATAAGATAACTGAATATTCATATTCAAATAAGGAAACTTTTCATCAACTGAACCACCACTTTCTTGCCATTTGCACTCGATAATTAAACCTGATAGCATTGCAGGTATACCAATAATATAAAAGTCTACCTTTAGTTCAGTATCATAAATTCCTGTACCAATATAAACTTCTTTTCCATAACGTTTTGGCAATAAAGCAGCATTATATAAAAATTCTTTTTGGACATGGTTTCCGACTTGGAAATAATTATGCCCTTTTAATATTGCCTCTATATTACCTTCTAAAATTTTCCCAGACTTATTGGCCCGTCCACCTTGAGTCATCGTCATACTCAAACCCTCTGCTAAAAGTCCTGCTTATTCTAGGATTCCATGAAAGCAGTAACAAAGGGTAAATAGCTGAATATGAATTTTTGATTTTTTCTCAGAAAGGGTAAAAATAAAGATGGTACTTTTGTACTTTAAAACAAATGTATTTATGCAAATTTAAAATCTAAAATTGTTACTTCCTACCTTATTCTCTAATTCTCCCGTGACTGGGGGAGAAATAGAGGAGATATTTGTTTTGTAAGAACAGGTATATAAGGTGGATCAGGGATTCAGATAAATTTAGGAATTTCAGCTTGGGTTCAGCCGGTTTTAACTTCAGCATGACCATTGCGGATAGCCCATGCTAGTTCTAACATTTGAGTCCAGCGCTTTTGTAGCTGTTTGGGAGTACATTGGACAGCTTTTGCGATCGCTTGATCATTTTCCAGAGCAGTTTTTAAATTAAAGATTTGCTGTTGTTGTTCTGTAAGTTGATTCCAAAACGTATCCCACTGCTGGGACGATAAACCCAACTTATGTTCTAAACCAGCACCTAGCCATTGATGTACCAATTGCCAGTGGTGTTGTTTAGCAAACTTCTCAACATGATATTTAAAGCGTTGTTGCAAATAATCGCGCTGACGGCTAGTAAGTCCGAGAATTTGGTCAATTTCCGGTGCTGAGAGGTCTTGGAGTTTCAGAGAGAGGTAATCCATGCAATCAGCTTGACCTTGGGATTCCAGATATTTCATCAATTCCGTAATCACGCGATCGCGTTCCGATTCCTCAGAAGGATCAAATGTCGCTTTAGCAACCATTTGTGACCTAATCTGCTGCACCGCCAAATTGCGTTGATAAGATTCTGCTTCTTCAGTCTTAGCCGAATCCACAGCCATCTCAATATCTACAGTCGTTTCTTGGGGTTGACGACGAGCAAAACCTTGAGCGCGTAACACAATCAACTGTTGATTAGCACCACCAGGTAAATTAATGCGGCGTTTAGCATACTGCTCTGTAAACGCCATATACTCAGCCAATTGTAGCTGAGTACGCGGTGTGTAATCTTCCGGTAACTCGTTTTCTCTTCTAAAAGCCTTAATCGCTTCAATATAAAAAGCTTGGAGAAAATCTTCAATCAAATTGTAACGAGCTTCAAAACCCAACTCTGAACCAGCGATCGTAACGTGGCGATAAACAATAGCACCTAAACTGCTATGTAATTCCACTCTTCCTTGTTTTGAACCCAATTGATAGTAACGCAGGCACTTTTGTAATCGGTGTCTTGCTAAAGTAATCTGCCAAGACCTGATTTGGCCAGAAGTTTGAATGCGGGAGCTTTTATCACAAATGCGTTCTACTTCTTTAGCTATACGCTTTGTTACAGATTGTACACATCCAACTGAAGCTTTTACCTGAGACTGCATTTCCTGACAGAGCAGTTGTACTAAAGTATCAGATTTACTCTCTGATAAGTCTTCGGTTGAAACATCGCTATCAAAAGCAGGTGTAGAATTTGGCAGATTGACGAGGTTAGCTTTCATGACTTTTCCTGGAATTGGTATTGCACCTTAACTAAAACGCAGACACAGTACTTAAAGCCAGTCATAACAGGAAAATCTTGCTGGTATTTATCCATCAAGACTCGCCGCCTATACTGTTCACATATAAGACTGCTGTAAATTTCAAAAGTTAAGGGCTTGTCAAGTGTGTCGCTTTTTTTATCAGCAACTATATCAAAGTTGAGACATCGGTTGTAAGAGGGCGCTAAAACAAATCCAAAACCTGGTAATACCAAGATTTGCCGCCATCCCGTTTTCCGCGATCCCAGCGTCTGTGAGTATGACAATTTTAAAACTGGTGTATGTTTATCACAATTTCCGAAACAGAAAGTCGCATCTGTAAGGATTAATTATTATACCCAAGCTGCTGCTGCTTCCCAACCTAACCCCCTCCGTGTAATAACTGGTTCTTCTTCCGTTAAATCTAAAATGGTAGACACTAGAGAAGTAGGTTCTTCACCCGTGTCTATAATTATGTCCACCAAGTTATCCAAACGGTCAAATAGCTCAACCCTAGACAAAATAGATTCTGAATCTATTCCTACTATTTCATCATCTATGTCATTTGGTGGCAAATGTGCCGAAGTGGAAATAATTGGATTTCCTAACGCTTCTAGCAATGACAAACACACGGTGTGATCTGGCACTCGAATTCCTGTCGTCTTCCGCTTGGGACTTTGCACCAGTCGCGGCACTAACTTGGTAGCAGGTAGCAAAAAAGTGTAAGGACCTGGTATCAATCGCTTCATCATCCGATAGGCTGTATCACTTACGAAGGCATAAGTCGCCACATTAGAAAGCGAGGGACATAGAAAGGTTAGTGGTTTATCATTTGCTAACTGCTTGATTTGCCGCACTCTTTCCACCGCCGACTTGGCATTCAAATCACAACCAATTGCATAAACTGTATCAGTAGGGTAGAGCATGATAGCGCCACTAGAGAGCGCTAACTTTATCTCATCTATTCGGCGATTTTGAGGATTATCAGGATGAATTGAAAAAGTTCTTGCCATAAAAGATGCTCACTGGATAACGGGTAATGGGTAATGGGTAATGGGTAATGGGTAATGGGTAATGGTGTAGTTTTTCCCTATGAGTAACGGATGAACTGTTGAAGGGTGACAGGTGATAGGTTATGGGTTAAAGGTAATGTGAATAGTATTACCAGTTACCAATCACCAATTACCAATTGATAATTTATGAATAAAATTGCCTATCTTCAATGTCCAACAGGAATTTCCGGTGATATGTGCCTGGGTTCTTTGGTAAGTCTGGGTGTTCCCTTAGAGTATTTAGTAGAAAAACTCAATTGTTTGGGAATTGAGCAAGAATACCAATTACGGGCAGAACTTGTTCATCGGCAAACTCAGCAAGCAACTAAAATCCACGTCGATTTATTACACCATCATCATCACCATGAACACTCTCACCATCATGGCCGTCACCTACCAGAAATAGAGGAAATGATTCTTAAAGCTAAGTTGCCATCACAGGCAGAAGCTTGGAGTTTAGCTGTATTCAGGCAGTTAGCAGTGGCAGAAGGGGCAATACATGGTATTGAACCGGAAAAAGTTCATTTTCATGAGGTAGGTGCTGTAGACGCGATTGTGGATATTGTCGGTACTTGCTTGGGGTTAGATTGGTTGGGTATTGACAGCAATGAAGAAAGATTACCTCTGATCTATTGTTCAGCGTTTCCGACTGGTGGGGGAACTGTTCGCGCTGCACATGGTCAAATGGCAGTACCAGTCCCCGCAGTATTGAAGCTGTGGGAAATGCGGAGTTGTCCAGTTTATAGTAATGGTATTGAAAAAGAACTGGTAACGCCAACAGGGGCAGCGATCGCTACTACTTTAGCCAGAAATTTTGGTTCACCCCCCCCAATCACAATCACAAAAGTGGGACTAGGAGCAGGTTCCCTCGATTTACCCATCCCCAATATACTACGGCTCTGGCTCGGTGAAAGTGCAAATTTCCAGACAAATATTCTTAATTTTGCCAATACTAGTCCCAATGTAGAAACTATCTCTGTTCTAGAAACCCAAATTGATGACTTAAACCCCCAAGCTATCGGCTATGTCTTTGAGGCTTTATTTACTGCTGGTGCGGTGGATGTCTTTACCCAACCGATAGGGATGAAAAAATCCCGTCCAGGTATTTTATTAACCGTTATTTGTCATCCAGAACATTTAGTCACTTGTGAAGAGATTTTATTCCGCGAAACCACTACTTTAGGAATTCGTCGCACTACTGGACAACGCACTATTTTACAACGGGAAATTCAACAAGTAGAAATTCCTCTTTATGGCAAAGTCGGTATTAAAGTTGCTTGGAAAGGATCAGCCGCAGAAAGAGTAATTACCAATGTACAGCCAGAATATGAAGATTGTGCAGACTTAGCACGAAAATATAATATTCCTTGGCGGGAAATTCAACGCATGGCACTACAAAATTGGTATTCTCAAACTTAACTCATGTTTTACATCAATATCCACTTTTAAGTAGCAATATCCAAAAGAAAAAGGTGGGCATTGCCCACCTTTTAAACATGAAATTAATTTTAATCAGCCTCTCTCACAGTTCTGTTGATTGCTTCTCCTGTATCCTCGGCTCGGCGTTGAATATTTTTCCCAACATCTTCAGTTCCACGTTGCATATTTTTGGTCAAATCTTTAGCAGCACTTCCGACATTTTCCTGAAGGTTTTCAACTCCTCGCTTTGTTCCTTTAGTAACACCTTCCCGCAATTCTTCAGCAGAACTTCCCACATCTTCACCTAAGTTTTTCACCCTTTCATCAAAAGGTGTTCCTTGACGATAATTACGTACATATTGCTCAGTACTATCAATTCCTTTATTTTCGTTGTTTTTCTGAGCATTTTCTATTAACTCATCGGCTCTAATTTTGGCTGCTTTTTCTGCATCTCTCGCTCTGGGATCTACATCACTAAAATTGTTCATCCCTCCTTGATATCGAGAGATAGGATAATCTTTTGTGGGATCATATCTTTGCACATTTGGCGGTTGTCCAGCGGGTTGGGGTGGTTGTCCGGCTATGGTGGGACGATTACAAGCTTGTGCTAAAAAGAGTAAAGCCCCGGCTAAAAATACCGTTAAAACTTTAAAGGGACGCAGATTTTGTAACCAATTAATTACTCTGTTCATAATTATCCTCTTTGTATTTTGATAAAGGTCTATTTGCCTACAGATGGATTTTTTTGTAGTTCAGGTCTGGCACTTGCTTCATCTGCTTTTTCTTTTAAAAATCCTGAAGCTTTTTCAAATGACTCTGTTACAGTTTCAATTCGGTCTTGAATGCGATTTCCTAAATCTGGTTGACCCTGAATTAATCCACCTGGCTCAGTATGTTTGAACTCTTCTTCTGTAATAATTGGTAGTTCTGCTTCTTTTTTAATTCTTCCTAAGGGTGTTTCTGCCCCAGGATAAAGAAGTTCTGAGTCTTTATTGGCAACTAATAATGTTTGTGAATTTAAGGGCAGACTAGCTTGATCGCCTTTTTGCTTTCTTGATTCAGTAGACGTTGGTGAATTTGAATTGGTATATTTATCGCCACCATTTTTATAAGGATTATTTGCTCCACCAGCCTGCACAGGAGTACTCTTGGGATTCATTCCTTGAGCGCTTGTTCCACTACAAGCAGTGCTAATCATCAAAAATACTCCAGCTAAAAAGATAGTTAAAATTCGACGCATTTGTAGTTTATTAAACCAGTTCATCAATCTTTTCACTTAGCCCTCCTTATATTAAGAGAACACGTTAATTCAATTTATCAATCATATTTTTTGGTATTGATGCAATTTATTAACGTGAACAAACTTTATTAAGAGTAACGGTTTTTAAATAACATTAACCTCTAGCTTAGGTCACATTTTACTGCTGAAAAAAGTTTAATTTTATCTAACTATAGAGAGATATTATTTAATATAATAATTTTGGGCAATTTAATGATTAAATTTCACAAATAATGAAAAAATTTTTACGCTGGTTTATTTTGGGGGGAACGCTGTTTTTTTTAGGAAAAGCTTTGAAGGATAATTGGATAGAAGTTACTTCTATCCGTATTGATGCAGCAGGATGGGCAATTTTAGCAGTTGCTACGGGTATAACTTTACTCGCACATACATGGGCTGGTTGGATATGGACTTGGGTGTTGAAAGAGTTAAATCAATCTGTACCAACTTTCCCATTTATCCAAGTTTATTTAAAAACGAATATTGCTAAGTATTTACCTGGCAATGTTTGGCATTACTACGGGCGAATTTTAGCGGCTAAAAATGCTAATGTCTCTACTGGTGCGGCAACTTTAAGCGTTTTACTAGAACCGTTACTGATGCTGGCAGCGGCTTTAATTATTATTGTTTTATTTGGTGGTGAATTTGCAGTCAGTGATACTAATATTGGGGTGCAAATTCTGCAATTGCTAAGTTTAGCGGTGGTACTGGGTGCAGTTCATCCCCGGTTTTTGAACCCAGCAATTCGTTTTTTATACCAATTCAAGAACAAAAAATCTGAATCTGAAAATCAGCCTATTAGTAGTTTAATTATTGAATGCTATCCTCTCAAACCGTTATTAGGAGAGTTAGGTTTTTTAGGCCTGCGTGGTACTGGTTTTATATTAACTATGTTTGCCCTGAGTTCGTTAAACTTGAGTCAAATTCCTTTATTGCTTGGTGCGTTTAGTTTTGCTTGGGTCTTAGGCTTAGTTATCCCTGGTGCGCCTGGGGGTTTAGGTGTGTTTGAAGCTACAGCTCTCACCTTGTTACAGTATCACTTCCCTGCTGCTTTAGTAATTAGTGCGATCGCACTTTATCGTCTCATTAGCATCTTAGCTGAAATTGCCGGCGCGGCTCTAGCTTCCCTAGATGAACGTCTTGCTAATTAGAGTTTGCTGAAAACGCCAATTAAAAAAGGCTTACTCCGAAAAAATCTTGGTTTAGATTGTTAAAATTAAATCAACTAACCCAGAGCCAAACTGACCCCAAGCAACTGCAAACGTTAGAAAATAACGAACCATGATCGCAGCCAAAGACAAAGCCCCCAACCTCACCCCTGAAGAATATTTCGCTTGGGAAGAACAGCAACTAGAAAAACACGAATTGATCGACGGTCAAGTTTATGCTATGAGCGGCAGTAGCGTCAATCACGGTCGTATTTCCATCCGCTTCACCTCCATTTTTGATGCCCATTTAGAGAATAGTGGTTGTATAACTGGAAATTCTGATATCAAGGTTAATATTGTCGAAA includes:
- a CDS encoding DUF751 family protein, with the translated sequence MFDGFWDNVFRYPRYLITIVLGIFLNTFEPLMPLLKRPITLISLLGLFIGSLFFLTLTLRAMLGLGTT
- a CDS encoding DNA adenine methylase, which produces MVSQIPKATFPRPFLKWAGGKNRLIPQYKDYFPQHYKTYYEPFLGGGAVFFHLQPPKAVLTDINAELIITYCCVRDHVEELIELLQKHQERHGRDYYYDVRAYPEGTDLEKAARFIYLNKTCFNGLYRVNSQNKFNVPLGKYKNPGICQEDLLRVASKALYRADIQQADFTKVLQYALNSDDFVFFDPPYYPVSETSYFTAYSRYSFAEIQQVELRDIFVKLSKCGVRVMLSNSDCKFIRELYKNFNIRTISAARSINSNAQKRGVINELLITSY
- a CDS encoding PD-(D/E)XK nuclease superfamily protein → MTMTQGGRANKSGKILEGNIEAILKGHNYFQVGNHVQKEFLYNAALLPKRYGKEVYIGTGIYDTELKVDFYIIGIPAMLSGLIIECKWQESGGSVDEKFPYLNMNIQLSYPAPTIIVMGGEGMREGASNWLKARVNDNPNLLAVFSLDRFIAWANKNL
- a CDS encoding HetZ-related protein, whose product is MKANLVNLPNSTPAFDSDVSTEDLSESKSDTLVQLLCQEMQSQVKASVGCVQSVTKRIAKEVERICDKSSRIQTSGQIRSWQITLARHRLQKCLRYYQLGSKQGRVELHSSLGAIVYRHVTIAGSELGFEARYNLIEDFLQAFYIEAIKAFRRENELPEDYTPRTQLQLAEYMAFTEQYAKRRINLPGGANQQLIVLRAQGFARRQPQETTVDIEMAVDSAKTEEAESYQRNLAVQQIRSQMVAKATFDPSEESERDRVITELMKYLESQGQADCMDYLSLKLQDLSAPEIDQILGLTSRQRDYLQQRFKYHVEKFAKQHHWQLVHQWLGAGLEHKLGLSSQQWDTFWNQLTEQQQQIFNLKTALENDQAIAKAVQCTPKQLQKRWTQMLELAWAIRNGHAEVKTG
- a CDS encoding L-threonylcarbamoyladenylate synthase, with protein sequence MARTFSIHPDNPQNRRIDEIKLALSSGAIMLYPTDTVYAIGCDLNAKSAVERVRQIKQLANDKPLTFLCPSLSNVATYAFVSDTAYRMMKRLIPGPYTFLLPATKLVPRLVQSPKRKTTGIRVPDHTVCLSLLEALGNPIISTSAHLPPNDIDDEIVGIDSESILSRVELFDRLDNLVDIIIDTGEEPTSLVSTILDLTEEEPVITRRGLGWEAAAAWV
- the larC gene encoding nickel pincer cofactor biosynthesis protein LarC, giving the protein MNKIAYLQCPTGISGDMCLGSLVSLGVPLEYLVEKLNCLGIEQEYQLRAELVHRQTQQATKIHVDLLHHHHHHEHSHHHGRHLPEIEEMILKAKLPSQAEAWSLAVFRQLAVAEGAIHGIEPEKVHFHEVGAVDAIVDIVGTCLGLDWLGIDSNEERLPLIYCSAFPTGGGTVRAAHGQMAVPVPAVLKLWEMRSCPVYSNGIEKELVTPTGAAIATTLARNFGSPPPITITKVGLGAGSLDLPIPNILRLWLGESANFQTNILNFANTSPNVETISVLETQIDDLNPQAIGYVFEALFTAGAVDVFTQPIGMKKSRPGILLTVICHPEHLVTCEEILFRETTTLGIRRTTGQRTILQREIQQVEIPLYGKVGIKVAWKGSAAERVITNVQPEYEDCADLARKYNIPWREIQRMALQNWYSQT
- a CDS encoding DUF6658 family protein, which produces MKRLMNWFNKLQMRRILTIFLAGVFLMISTACSGTSAQGMNPKSTPVQAGGANNPYKNGGDKYTNSNSPTSTESRKQKGDQASLPLNSQTLLVANKDSELLYPGAETPLGRIKKEAELPIITEEEFKHTEPGGLIQGQPDLGNRIQDRIETVTESFEKASGFLKEKADEASARPELQKNPSVGK
- a CDS encoding lysylphosphatidylglycerol synthase domain-containing protein codes for the protein MKKFLRWFILGGTLFFLGKALKDNWIEVTSIRIDAAGWAILAVATGITLLAHTWAGWIWTWVLKELNQSVPTFPFIQVYLKTNIAKYLPGNVWHYYGRILAAKNANVSTGAATLSVLLEPLLMLAAALIIIVLFGGEFAVSDTNIGVQILQLLSLAVVLGAVHPRFLNPAIRFLYQFKNKKSESENQPISSLIIECYPLKPLLGELGFLGLRGTGFILTMFALSSLNLSQIPLLLGAFSFAWVLGLVIPGAPGGLGVFEATALTLLQYHFPAALVISAIALYRLISILAEIAGAALASLDERLAN